A genomic region of Desulfosarcina ovata subsp. ovata contains the following coding sequences:
- a CDS encoding AtpZ/AtpI family protein, producing MKKKADDTRRKYELFNYKKDKDWAENLTIVMQLGLTMAGCIVFCFFVGHFIDKWLELRGVFTTIFILLGVAGGANVCYRQILDVTDPKKEEDPDDPRSNRS from the coding sequence ATGAAAAAAAAAGCCGATGACACGAGACGCAAATATGAACTGTTCAACTACAAGAAAGACAAGGACTGGGCTGAAAACCTGACCATCGTCATGCAGCTGGGGCTGACCATGGCCGGCTGTATCGTTTTCTGTTTTTTTGTTGGGCATTTTATAGATAAATGGCTTGAACTTCGGGGGGTCTTTACCACCATATTCATTCTTCTTGGCGTCGCTGGTGGGGCCAACGTCTGTTATCGACAAATCCTTGATGTGACGGATCCCAAAAAAGAGGAAGATCCCGATGATCCCCGCAGCAACCGTTCGTAA
- a CDS encoding NifU family protein yields the protein MKEKVEAAIDKIRPMLQADGGDVELISVENGIVTVRLQGACAGCPMSQMTLKNGIERVLKQQIPEIKAVESA from the coding sequence ATGAAAGAAAAAGTCGAAGCGGCGATCGATAAAATCCGGCCCATGCTGCAGGCGGACGGCGGTGATGTGGAACTGATCAGTGTGGAAAACGGCATCGTCACGGTCCGTCTCCAGGGGGCCTGTGCCGGCTGCCCCATGTCCCAGATGACCCTCAAAAACGGCATCGAGCGGGTGCTCAAACAGCAGATCCCCGAGATCAAGGCGGTCGAATCGGCCTGA
- a CDS encoding sigma 54-interacting transcriptional regulator, with protein sequence MTVEQSGKRRVLIIDDEDIIRDSVSTYLEDSGFTVDQAGDGEEGLARFDAHPPDVVLLDLRMPRMDGLEVLEAIAGQLDRVPVIVVTGAGVLQDAVAALRLGAFDYVTKPIVDMAVLEHAVNRALEHTRLLEENRRHQAHLEDEIRSRTQDLHARTEELLAANAELKKEMAIREKTAAALKQSEARLTEIVSIFEGFIYTCDAGFRLDFVNRKLADHVGADVAGRICHLALYGLAEPCPWCRHSDVFVGQTAHTEFYNEKDGRWYDAVQAPVFGGEGQVRNLQAVVLDITDRKATEDWLRQREAQLAEKARRLKSNMRTASRFGNIIGKSRPMQTVYENILKAAESNAHVIIYGESGTGKEMVAKTIHDLSDRGSRDFVTVHCGAIPDNLIESEFFGYRKGAFTGADQDKSGYLEAADGGTLFMDEVGELNLSMQVKLLRAIEGGGYTPIGSSSVRQADIRIVAATHRNLRSSVASGRFRRDFYYRIHVLPIHLPPLRSRKADIPLLVNHFVSDFPHGDRLPVIPQRIIAAMQRYDWPGNVRELQNTVHRYITLGEIDFLDLPQTSDDNIDEAATESARLPSIPCNQPLSDAISAFEKDYIARLLKENQWHRSRVAELLGIDRRTLFRKIKTHGL encoded by the coding sequence GTGACCGTTGAGCAATCTGGAAAACGTCGTGTCCTGATCATCGACGATGAGGATATTATCCGCGACAGCGTCTCGACCTATCTCGAGGACAGCGGTTTCACTGTCGATCAGGCCGGGGATGGCGAGGAGGGCCTGGCCCGCTTTGACGCCCACCCCCCCGATGTGGTGCTGCTGGACCTGCGCATGCCGCGGATGGACGGCCTGGAGGTGCTGGAGGCGATTGCCGGACAGCTCGACCGGGTCCCCGTGATCGTGGTCACCGGTGCCGGAGTGCTTCAGGATGCCGTGGCTGCGTTGCGCCTGGGGGCGTTCGACTATGTGACCAAACCCATCGTCGATATGGCCGTGCTGGAGCACGCGGTCAACCGCGCCCTTGAGCATACCCGGCTGCTGGAGGAGAACCGACGCCACCAGGCGCATCTGGAAGACGAGATCCGTTCCCGGACCCAGGATCTGCATGCCCGTACCGAAGAACTGCTGGCGGCCAATGCGGAGTTGAAAAAGGAGATGGCTATCCGCGAAAAGACGGCCGCCGCCCTGAAACAGAGCGAAGCCCGCCTGACGGAGATCGTCTCGATTTTTGAAGGCTTCATTTACACGTGTGATGCTGGTTTCCGGCTCGATTTTGTCAATCGCAAGCTGGCTGACCATGTGGGTGCCGATGTGGCCGGCCGGATCTGCCACCTGGCGTTGTATGGCCTGGCGGAACCGTGCCCCTGGTGCCGCCATTCCGATGTGTTTGTCGGTCAGACCGCCCACACGGAGTTTTACAACGAAAAAGACGGCCGCTGGTACGACGCTGTCCAGGCGCCGGTATTCGGGGGGGAAGGGCAGGTGCGCAACCTGCAGGCAGTAGTGCTGGATATCACCGATCGCAAGGCCACCGAAGACTGGCTGCGCCAGCGGGAAGCCCAGTTGGCTGAAAAGGCCCGCCGGTTGAAGTCCAATATGCGCACCGCCAGCCGATTCGGCAATATCATCGGTAAAAGCCGCCCCATGCAAACCGTCTACGAGAACATTCTCAAGGCGGCGGAGTCCAACGCCCATGTGATCATCTATGGCGAGTCCGGCACCGGAAAGGAGATGGTGGCCAAGACGATCCATGATTTGAGCGATCGGGGCAGCCGGGATTTTGTGACCGTGCATTGCGGCGCCATTCCGGACAACCTGATCGAGAGTGAATTTTTCGGTTACCGCAAAGGGGCGTTCACCGGCGCGGACCAGGACAAGTCCGGTTACCTGGAGGCCGCCGACGGCGGTACCTTGTTCATGGACGAAGTCGGGGAGTTGAACCTATCCATGCAGGTTAAGCTGCTGCGCGCCATCGAAGGGGGGGGATATACACCCATCGGCAGCAGCAGCGTCAGGCAGGCCGATATCCGCATTGTGGCCGCCACCCACCGCAACCTGCGCAGCAGCGTGGCGTCGGGGCGGTTCCGGCGTGACTTTTATTACCGCATCCACGTCCTGCCCATCCACCTGCCCCCCTTGAGATCGCGGAAAGCGGACATTCCGTTGTTGGTCAATCACTTTGTCAGCGATTTTCCCCACGGCGACCGGCTGCCGGTGATTCCCCAGCGGATCATTGCCGCCATGCAACGGTACGACTGGCCGGGAAACGTGCGTGAGCTGCAAAATACCGTTCATCGCTACATCACCCTGGGTGAGATCGATTTTCTGGATCTGCCCCAGACGTCCGACGACAATATTGACGAGGCCGCCACCGAATCCGCCCGCCTGCCATCCATTCCCTGCAATCAGCCGCTGAGCGACGCCATCAGCGCGTTTGAAAAGGATTACATTGCCCGCCTGTTAAAGGAAAACCAGTGGCATCGCTCCCGGGTCGCCGAGTTGCTGGGCATTGACCGGCGGACCCTGTTCCGCAAGATCAAAACCCATGGGCTCTGA
- a CDS encoding DNA repair helicase XPB, whose product MTQAIVDTGPLIIQSDHTFMLETAHPRYADCRDFLASFAELVKSPEFIHTYRVTPLSMWNAAALEMSFDDIGKGLERFSRYTLPANVITDMREWHDLYGRLVLEKVSPTHLRLRVLDEVLLPRIGQIAEVNRFFGDSTADGWLIASGQRGDLKQALIKAGYPIKDICGYDAGAPLEIDLRDIDLDGQAFTLRDYQQDAVDAFYQGGRSTGGSGIIVLPCGSGKTIIGIGTAARISGHTLIITTNNVSVHQWRDELLAKTDLVADTIGEYTGLEKTVKPVTITTYQMLTHRRSKTAPMRNLAIFNHNSWGLIIYDEVHLLPAPVFRATTAIQAKRRLGLTATLVREDGKEDDVFALIGPKRYDVPWKTLENRGFIAEAVCTEYRIPLPREEEIRYARETKRRRYRVAAENPLKIELARELIDLHTEDHILVIGQYISQLEAIAEVLGHPLITGKTKHAEREKLYARFKSGDLRILIVSKVANFAVDLPDANVMIQISGTYGSRQEEAQRLGRILRPHDRRSCFYTLVSKGTDEQNFALNRQLFLVEQGYKYHIRYY is encoded by the coding sequence ATGACCCAAGCTATTGTCGACACGGGCCCGCTGATTATCCAGAGCGATCACACCTTCATGCTCGAAACGGCGCATCCCCGGTATGCCGATTGCCGTGATTTTCTGGCCTCCTTTGCCGAACTGGTCAAATCGCCGGAATTCATCCACACCTACCGGGTGACGCCCCTGTCCATGTGGAATGCCGCCGCCCTCGAGATGTCGTTCGACGACATCGGCAAGGGGCTCGAGCGTTTTTCGCGCTATACGCTGCCGGCCAATGTGATCACTGATATGCGCGAGTGGCACGACCTGTACGGAAGACTGGTGCTTGAAAAGGTGAGCCCGACCCACCTGCGGCTGCGAGTTCTCGACGAGGTTTTGCTGCCGCGCATCGGACAGATCGCCGAGGTGAACCGATTCTTCGGGGACTCCACGGCCGACGGATGGCTGATCGCGTCCGGTCAGCGGGGCGATCTCAAGCAGGCCCTGATCAAGGCCGGCTATCCGATCAAGGACATCTGCGGGTACGACGCCGGTGCCCCCCTTGAGATCGATCTAAGGGATATCGATCTGGATGGCCAGGCCTTTACGCTGCGCGACTACCAGCAGGATGCCGTCGATGCCTTTTATCAGGGAGGACGTTCCACGGGCGGCAGCGGCATCATTGTGCTACCCTGCGGGTCCGGCAAGACGATCATCGGGATCGGCACGGCCGCCAGGATTTCCGGCCATACCCTGATCATCACCACCAACAATGTCTCGGTGCATCAATGGCGCGATGAATTACTCGCCAAAACGGACTTGGTTGCGGATACGATCGGTGAATACACAGGTCTGGAGAAGACCGTCAAACCGGTTACCATCACCACCTATCAAATGCTCACCCACCGTCGGAGCAAGACGGCGCCCATGCGGAACCTGGCGATTTTCAACCACAACAGTTGGGGATTGATTATTTACGACGAGGTGCATCTCTTGCCGGCCCCCGTGTTTCGCGCCACGACCGCGATACAGGCCAAGCGGCGGTTGGGGCTGACCGCGACCCTGGTGCGCGAGGATGGCAAGGAGGATGACGTCTTCGCCCTAATCGGCCCCAAACGCTACGATGTACCCTGGAAAACCCTTGAGAACCGGGGCTTCATCGCCGAAGCCGTTTGCACCGAGTATCGCATCCCCCTGCCCCGGGAAGAGGAAATCCGTTACGCCCGGGAAACCAAACGGCGGCGCTACCGCGTCGCGGCGGAGAACCCGCTCAAAATTGAGCTTGCCAGGGAGTTGATCGATCTGCACACCGAGGACCATATTTTGGTGATCGGACAGTACATTTCTCAATTGGAAGCGATTGCAGAGGTGTTGGGCCATCCCCTGATCACGGGCAAAACCAAACACGCCGAGAGAGAAAAACTGTACGCGCGTTTCAAGTCCGGCGACCTGCGCATCCTGATCGTCTCCAAGGTGGCCAATTTCGCCGTGGACCTGCCCGATGCCAACGTGATGATCCAGATCTCCGGCACCTACGGATCCCGTCAGGAGGAGGCCCAGCGCTTAGGACGAATTCTGCGTCCCCACGACCGGCGATCCTGTTTTTATACGCTGGTGTCGAAGGGCACCGATGAGCAGAACTTCGCCTTGAACCGTCAGCTTTTCTTGGTGGAGCAAGGTTATAAATATCACATTCGGTATTATTGA
- a CDS encoding cache domain-containing protein: protein MPANADPREGRMLNLSRRFADLRIRYKLLISYSAVFLLSLTLGSVIMFFFVKASIQANIESELKNITQTILNMVRTSASVSIKNHLRAVAEKNSEIARHFYNRALSGEISMAEAQRQTREVMLSQTIGKTGYIYCIDSQGVIRIHPENALLNVDLSDYSFITEQMARKVGYLEYNWKNPGETSPRPKALYMTYFEPWDWIISVTSYRNEFRELVNVDDFRDSILSIVFGQTGYSYVLDPNGNLIVHPFLEGNYFDATDVTGLRFIQEICKRKSGKIIYSWAAPGESEAREKLVIFNYIPEYEWIVASSSFLEEFYAPLRTISHLLLAMVVISFILVLPITSRISSSITNPLQELMNRFASGAKGDISVRLKPRSRDEVGTLATYFNTFMEQLEAYSESLKTALAESREAEQEMARMRHYLKHFVDAMPSVLVGVDRNGRVTQWNRSAARMTGINDTQALGRPVTGLLPLLAPYAEMMDAAINEGRARQVEKALCNFREQPFFADIMVYPIKAGTEKGAVIRVDDVTQRVHMETMMVQTEKMMSVGGLAAGMAHEINNPLGGMLQSLQNVIRRLSPGLAANEADATACGTRLETIRCYLEKREIFRFLENVRISGERASRIVENMLSFSRRSESHKTPVALADLLDKAVELAAHDYDLKKKFDFRHIRIERRYEPDLPPVPCVATEIEQVIFNLLRNAAQAMGEDGGHREAPCITLQLQREEAFAKIEIADNGPGMDEARRKRIFEPFFTTKEVGVGTGLGLSVAYFIVTNNHNGSMTAESAPGKGASFIVRLPLADPIEETAGATVEERRRDR from the coding sequence ATGCCGGCCAACGCTGATCCCAGGGAGGGACGGATGTTGAACCTGTCGCGGCGATTCGCGGACCTGCGTATCCGTTACAAGTTGCTGATCAGCTACTCGGCGGTATTTCTGCTTTCGCTGACCCTCGGCAGCGTGATTATGTTTTTTTTCGTCAAGGCGTCCATCCAGGCCAACATCGAGAGTGAGCTGAAAAACATCACCCAGACGATTCTGAACATGGTACGCACCTCGGCCAGTGTGTCCATCAAGAACCACCTGCGTGCCGTTGCCGAAAAAAACAGCGAGATCGCCCGGCATTTTTACAACCGGGCCCTGTCCGGTGAGATCAGCATGGCCGAGGCCCAGCGCCAGACGCGTGAGGTGATGCTCAGCCAGACCATCGGCAAGACCGGTTATATTTATTGTATCGACAGCCAGGGGGTCATCCGCATCCACCCGGAAAATGCCCTGCTGAACGTGGATCTGTCCGATTATTCCTTTATCACCGAGCAGATGGCCCGCAAGGTTGGTTATCTGGAGTACAACTGGAAGAATCCGGGCGAAACCTCCCCCCGGCCCAAAGCCCTTTACATGACCTATTTCGAGCCTTGGGACTGGATCATTTCGGTGACCTCCTACCGCAACGAATTCAGGGAGCTGGTCAATGTGGACGATTTCCGCGACAGTATTCTTTCCATCGTTTTCGGCCAGACCGGCTACTCGTATGTGTTGGACCCGAACGGCAACCTGATTGTTCACCCCTTTCTGGAGGGCAACTATTTCGATGCCACGGATGTCACCGGGCTGCGCTTCATCCAGGAAATCTGTAAACGCAAAAGCGGAAAAATCATTTACTCCTGGGCGGCTCCCGGGGAGTCGGAGGCCCGTGAAAAACTCGTCATTTTCAACTACATTCCCGAATACGAATGGATCGTCGCCTCGTCCAGTTTTCTGGAGGAGTTTTACGCCCCCTTGAGGACCATCAGCCATCTGCTTCTGGCCATGGTGGTGATCTCCTTCATCCTGGTGCTGCCGATCACCTCGCGAATCAGCTCGTCGATCACCAATCCGCTGCAGGAGCTGATGAACCGTTTCGCCTCGGGTGCCAAGGGCGATATTTCGGTGCGCCTGAAACCCCGCAGTCGGGACGAGGTGGGCACCCTGGCCACTTACTTCAATACCTTCATGGAGCAGTTGGAGGCGTACAGCGAAAGTCTCAAGACCGCTCTCGCCGAATCCCGCGAGGCCGAGCAGGAGATGGCCCGCATGCGTCACTACCTGAAGCATTTTGTGGACGCCATGCCCTCGGTGCTGGTGGGGGTGGATCGCAACGGTCGGGTGACCCAGTGGAACCGCAGTGCCGCGCGCATGACCGGCATCAATGACACCCAGGCCCTTGGTCGACCGGTAACCGGTTTGTTGCCCCTTCTGGCGCCTTATGCGGAAATGATGGATGCGGCCATCAACGAAGGACGCGCCCGCCAGGTGGAAAAGGCCTTGTGCAACTTTCGGGAGCAACCGTTTTTTGCCGATATCATGGTCTATCCCATCAAGGCCGGAACGGAGAAAGGCGCGGTCATCCGGGTCGATGACGTGACCCAGCGGGTGCATATGGAAACCATGATGGTGCAGACCGAAAAGATGATGAGTGTCGGTGGGCTGGCCGCCGGAATGGCCCACGAGATCAACAACCCCCTGGGGGGCATGCTGCAGAGCTTGCAGAACGTCATCCGGCGCTTGTCGCCGGGGCTGGCGGCCAACGAAGCCGATGCCACCGCCTGCGGGACCCGCCTGGAAACCATCCGCTGTTATCTGGAAAAACGGGAGATTTTCCGTTTTCTGGAGAATGTCCGCATCTCCGGGGAACGGGCTTCGCGCATCGTCGAAAACATGCTCAGCTTCAGCCGGCGCAGTGAATCCCATAAAACGCCGGTGGCGCTTGCCGATTTGCTGGACAAGGCGGTTGAATTGGCAGCCCACGATTATGACTTGAAAAAGAAATTTGATTTTCGTCATATTCGCATTGAGCGCCGGTACGAACCGGACCTTCCGCCGGTTCCCTGCGTCGCCACGGAAATCGAGCAGGTGATTTTCAATCTGCTGCGCAACGCGGCCCAGGCCATGGGCGAGGATGGCGGGCACCGAGAGGCGCCGTGCATCACGTTGCAGTTGCAAAGGGAGGAGGCCTTTGCGAAGATCGAGATTGCCGACAACGGCCCCGGTATGGACGAGGCCCGGCGCAAGCGTATTTTCGAACCTTTTTTCACCACCAAGGAGGTCGGCGTGGGAACCGGATTGGGCCTTTCGGTGGCCTATTTCATCGTTACCAACAATCACAACGGCTCCATGACCGCGGAGTCGGCGCCGGGAAAGGGGGCCAGTTTTATCGTCCGCCTGCCGCTGGCCGACCCGATAGAAGAGACAGCCGGAGCCACTGTCGAGGAGCGCCGCCGTGACCGTTGA
- a CDS encoding MBL fold metallo-hydrolase, with protein sequence MQSQITILGSGTGVPSLTRNSCSFLLKTGGKNLLFDCGAGVMKRLLEAGASIFDIHYIFLSHFHPDHIGELAAFLFALKYPAPAAQRQRLTIVAGLGFRAFFERLKNVYGHWITLPPDLLDVVELDTQAEDHYPSTAFKVTSMPVAHRPESLAYRIVDARGKALVYSGDTDDCHNLVSIAADADLMICESAFPDGHKVAGHLTPSLAGKIAHAAGVKRLVLTHFYPACETVDIENHCRSAYSGPIVLARDLMTLTL encoded by the coding sequence ATGCAAAGTCAAATCACCATCCTCGGATCGGGAACGGGCGTGCCGTCGCTGACAAGGAATTCGTGTTCTTTTCTGTTGAAAACCGGTGGCAAAAACTTGCTTTTCGATTGCGGTGCCGGGGTGATGAAACGGCTGCTTGAAGCCGGGGCATCCATTTTTGACATCCATTACATTTTTCTCAGCCATTTTCACCCGGATCACATCGGGGAACTGGCCGCTTTTTTGTTTGCCTTGAAGTACCCGGCTCCTGCTGCTCAACGGCAGCGGCTGACCATTGTTGCCGGGTTGGGTTTTCGCGCGTTTTTTGAGCGTCTGAAAAATGTCTACGGCCACTGGATTACCCTGCCCCCCGATCTGCTCGACGTGGTTGAACTCGATACGCAAGCGGAGGACCATTACCCCTCGACCGCCTTCAAGGTGACGTCGATGCCGGTTGCCCATCGACCGGAAAGCCTGGCCTATCGAATCGTTGATGCGCGCGGCAAGGCACTGGTCTACTCAGGGGACACGGACGATTGCCACAACCTGGTCTCCATTGCCGCCGATGCCGATCTGATGATCTGTGAATCGGCCTTTCCCGACGGCCATAAGGTCGCCGGTCATCTGACGCCCTCCCTGGCCGGTAAAATTGCCCACGCGGCAGGCGTCAAACGTTTGGTGCTGACCCATTTTTATCCAGCCTGCGAAACCGTTGATATTGAAAATCATTGTCGAAGCGCCTATAGTGGGCCGATTGTGCTTGCACGGGACCTGATGACCCTGACCCTTTAA
- a CDS encoding acetate uptake transporter: MAAEGQGNPAVVGLAGFGLTTLILQFHNLGWCGIGPVLALAIAFGGGAQLIAGFQEFKCGNNFGYSAFVSYGSFWIALGIIWMLNHYKIYTLSHTDVGFFLIVWTLYTAIMWVGAMRIHGAMASTFTLLLIGFIGLDLAHFGFPGLTKPTAVVLILCALNAWYMMAAAIYAQVFGKPMLPLGKPWIDTAPEPVGSLAEESA, translated from the coding sequence ATGGCAGCAGAAGGTCAAGGAAATCCAGCAGTTGTCGGTCTGGCAGGGTTCGGTTTAACCACGCTGATTCTTCAATTCCACAACCTGGGATGGTGTGGTATCGGTCCGGTTCTGGCCCTTGCGATCGCCTTTGGCGGTGGAGCACAGCTGATTGCCGGGTTCCAGGAGTTCAAATGCGGAAATAACTTTGGTTACAGCGCCTTTGTTTCCTACGGATCGTTCTGGATTGCGCTGGGCATTATCTGGATGTTGAATCACTATAAAATCTATACTCTCAGTCATACGGATGTGGGCTTCTTCCTGATCGTCTGGACCCTCTACACCGCCATCATGTGGGTCGGTGCCATGCGCATCCATGGCGCCATGGCGTCCACTTTCACCTTGCTGCTGATCGGGTTTATCGGCCTCGACCTGGCTCACTTCGGCTTTCCGGGACTGACCAAACCGACGGCCGTGGTGTTGATTCTGTGTGCTCTGAACGCCTGGTACATGATGGCCGCGGCCATTTACGCCCAGGTTTTCGGCAAGCCGATGCTGCCGCTGGGCAAGCCGTGGATCGACACCGCTCCCGAACCGGTCGGCAGCCTGGCCGAAGAGTCGGCCTGA
- a CDS encoding ATP synthase subunit I: MIPAATVRNLQKNYGAKALALAIFVSLLFLALGYKSICRGLVLGAFFSTINFVLMAQTLHKTIKSDNVKASISAFGNICFRYIFIAIPLVIAIKFARFNLAATIVGLFMVQSVILGDHLYRNFFFAGEGEKGTLNGRIR, translated from the coding sequence ATGATCCCCGCAGCAACCGTTCGTAATCTGCAAAAAAACTACGGAGCCAAAGCACTGGCCTTGGCCATATTTGTCAGCCTGCTGTTTCTTGCTTTAGGTTACAAATCCATTTGCCGGGGGCTGGTGCTGGGCGCATTTTTCAGCACGATCAATTTCGTGTTGATGGCGCAAACCCTCCATAAAACGATCAAGTCCGATAACGTGAAAGCCTCCATTTCCGCTTTCGGTAACATCTGTTTTCGATACATATTTATCGCCATTCCATTGGTTATCGCCATCAAATTTGCCAGATTCAATCTGGCGGCAACCATTGTTGGCCTGTTCATGGTACAGTCGGTTATTCTGGGCGATCATCTCTATCGCAATTTTTTCTTTGCCGGGGAAGGTGAAAAAGGCACACTCAATGGAAGAATTAGGTAA
- a CDS encoding ATP synthase F0 subunit B produces MKWVNFLILAGVIYKYGHKPFSKFIKGQKEDLSIKIDELESEKARVIGEINAAQTHTEENKQKLIEMKARLIAQGETRKQEIIDQARNQSGIMIEAARKKMENRIIQAKEKLKMELADLAFEQATQKLPQMITDADNQLFIDNYMRGMNVR; encoded by the coding sequence ATGAAGTGGGTTAATTTTCTCATCCTTGCCGGCGTTATCTATAAATACGGCCACAAACCCTTCAGCAAATTTATCAAGGGACAAAAAGAAGATTTAAGCATAAAAATTGACGAGCTGGAAAGTGAGAAAGCACGGGTTATCGGCGAAATCAACGCGGCGCAGACTCATACCGAAGAAAACAAACAAAAACTGATCGAAATGAAGGCACGCCTGATTGCCCAGGGAGAAACCCGCAAACAGGAAATTATCGATCAGGCCCGTAACCAGAGCGGCATCATGATCGAAGCGGCACGCAAAAAAATGGAAAATCGTATCATCCAGGCCAAAGAAAAACTGAAAATGGAACTGGCTGACTTGGCTTTTGAGCAGGCCACGCAGAAATTGCCGCAGATGATCACCGATGCCGACAACCAGTTGTTCATCGACAACTACATGCGGGGAATGAACGTGCGGTAG
- the atpB gene encoding F0F1 ATP synthase subunit A, which produces MEELGKIHQLIIPLFGHNMIFNLDAIAYTWIVMGILILFGVLSTRKRGLVPTSMQVLGELFVAKLYDLTEDALGRDLAKTYAPLTIALFMFLLLCNWIGIIPHLEEPTKDLNTPLSLGVMGFVISHYVGIKSKGIKAYAMEYFEPFFIMMPLNLIGELAKIVSISFRLFGNIMGGAIIILVVSHLCFSILLPPFLNAFFGFFVGAIQAFVFTMLTIVYISVQVK; this is translated from the coding sequence ATGGAAGAATTAGGTAAGATTCACCAACTCATCATTCCACTCTTCGGCCACAATATGATTTTCAATCTTGACGCCATTGCCTATACGTGGATCGTCATGGGAATTCTCATTTTGTTTGGCGTTTTGAGCACCCGTAAGCGGGGTTTGGTGCCGACGTCCATGCAGGTGCTGGGTGAGTTATTCGTAGCCAAGCTCTACGACCTCACCGAAGACGCCCTGGGCCGGGATCTGGCGAAAACCTACGCACCGCTCACCATCGCGCTGTTCATGTTTCTGTTGCTCTGCAACTGGATCGGCATCATTCCCCATTTGGAAGAACCCACCAAGGATCTAAACACCCCACTGAGCCTCGGAGTTATGGGGTTCGTTATCTCCCATTATGTGGGCATCAAGTCAAAAGGCATCAAGGCTTATGCAATGGAATATTTCGAACCGTTTTTTATCATGATGCCACTCAACCTGATCGGAGAATTGGCAAAAATCGTCTCCATCTCTTTCCGTCTCTTTGGTAATATCATGGGGGGGGCCATCATCATCCTCGTCGTCTCTCACTTGTGCTTCAGCATCCTGCTGCCACCATTTCTGAATGCATTTTTCGGTTTCTTTGTCGGCGCAATTCAAGCTTTTGTTTTTACAATGCTAACAATTGTTTACATATCGGTACAGGTAAAATAA
- the atpE gene encoding ATP synthase F0 subunit C — MAIEGVDIIKAAAFLGAGISMGLGAIGPGVGEGMAAAKACEAIGRNPREAGLLTRTMLVGQAVSESTGIYSLVVALLLLFVV, encoded by the coding sequence ATGGCTATTGAGGGTGTAGACATCATAAAAGCAGCTGCATTTTTGGGTGCCGGAATTTCAATGGGCTTAGGCGCCATCGGCCCTGGAGTGGGTGAAGGCATGGCCGCCGCCAAGGCGTGTGAAGCCATCGGAAGAAACCCCAGGGAAGCAGGGCTGCTGACCCGGACCATGCTCGTTGGCCAGGCCGTTTCCGAATCGACAGGGATCTATTCTCTCGTGGTTGCCCTGCTCCTGCTGTTTGTTGTCTAA
- a CDS encoding bifunctional precorrin-2 dehydrogenase/sirohydrochlorin ferrochelatase produces MRYYPVNLDIQGRSCLVVGGGRVGARKVKTLLQCGAVVTVVSPEMTSDITGLAAAEKITLERRPYRSSDVKGRFLVIGATDDEVLNQRIHADAERFQLLCNIADRPAICNFTLPAIVRQGDFVMAISTAGKSPAFAKYIRQQLETQFGPEYGTLLDLMGAIRTRLLAEEHAPEVHKPLFEQLIHEDLLGLVRDGDSHRIDRLLERVLGPGFVFDELMSANRLSGE; encoded by the coding sequence ATGCGCTATTATCCGGTAAATCTTGATATTCAGGGGCGTTCGTGCCTGGTGGTGGGGGGCGGTCGTGTGGGCGCCCGCAAGGTGAAGACCCTTTTGCAGTGCGGCGCCGTGGTTACCGTGGTCAGCCCGGAGATGACGTCCGATATCACCGGGCTGGCGGCCGCGGAGAAGATTACCCTCGAACGACGCCCCTATCGATCGTCGGATGTCAAGGGCCGGTTTCTCGTGATCGGGGCGACCGATGACGAAGTGCTGAACCAACGGATTCACGCGGATGCGGAGCGGTTTCAGTTGCTTTGCAATATTGCCGACCGACCGGCGATCTGTAACTTTACCCTGCCGGCGATCGTGCGGCAGGGTGATTTTGTGATGGCCATCTCCACTGCCGGAAAAAGCCCCGCTTTTGCCAAATATATCCGACAGCAGCTGGAAACCCAGTTTGGCCCGGAATATGGCACGCTCCTGGATCTGATGGGTGCCATCCGAACCCGGCTGCTGGCCGAGGAGCATGCCCCAGAGGTCCACAAGCCCCTTTTCGAACAACTGATCCATGAGGATTTGCTGGGCTTGGTCAGGGATGGCGACAGCCATCGGATCGACCGCCTGCTGGAACGGGTATTGGGACCTGGTTTTGTTTTCGATGAGTTAATGTCTGCCAACCGACTGTCCGGGGAGTGA